In Glycine max cultivar Williams 82 chromosome 15, Glycine_max_v4.0, whole genome shotgun sequence, the DNA window ACGTTTGCCCTTTTCCATAAATTTATTGTACGAATTGGAACGGTAGCttttattaatatcttttattatatatatataagttctacataaatgtgaatatattttataatatttattaagaatactttttaaaagacaaatttgtgtaaattaaaataatgagataaaactatttttgatatattttaagattCATATATACtaatctctctctatatataccagcatatatttttaaaaatttaaaataatcaataaatatattagaaattaaaataatatataaatttaatattcatgTAAGGAACAAATTATTTAcgagtaaataataaaaaagacttttattcttttttataacatgaACAAGAGTAGTGAATGGCAAGAGCTAATAATTTCCTCTACATGTAAAAATCATATCAAAGCTGTATGGGTACCGTGTAGTTCATTAAGCTTTTAATTAAGaacataaacaaaacaaaataccaaAGTGGTTTTGCGAAAGTTAAGATAAagtctttatcttttatattcCACTTGCCAACTTTATTTCACCTCTCgacaaaactaattaaaaatgaagCATAGCTTTGGCATCACAAGGAGTAGTCTTAAACAATCACCGAAAAAAGGAGTTGTCTTAAACTATCGATCTAGAAAACCtagttttaagaaaaaaggaGTCGTCTTAGACTATAGAGTCTGAAGATAAACTATTGTGTTTGTTTAATTTGGtacagagaaaaagaaaataaggtgatatacaaatttaaaaattaaaatgaagaaaaataaaataaattatttttaattattatttttctctttctcttttattaattttctctttaactaaacaaaataaaatatattattatttttattcttttattttctttatcttcttttctctcttctagACATaccatattattttttcaaatattgttTTTGAGTTCTTCCTATTTAAgtgaaaatcataattaaatcccaaaaataatatatatgaagtTAGCAAGTTCTTTTTATGCGATCGAGAAGAATAAATATTCAACATCCAATAATCATATACGAATAGTGAAGATTAAGTTTTGCTTAATTAACTTCATGTACATTCTTAAAATAatgacataattattttttatatgttgttcATAATTATTTcagtaaaatttaattgttaataCTTATTAGTGTAATTATCGTATAAAAACAGATCTATTGTTTAATACGTAATTAGGTATcttataatattgttttttattttttaaaaaaagaaccaaagaATAATGTATAGTAACAACAGCTAACTCCTTACATGTGAGCTTTATAGGTGTCCGTGCTGTCCATTTAACTTTATagcattaacaaaataaaatcatgcacatcataagaaaattaaaaatatccacTGGCCTAATTATTTATCTCTCGACAAAGTTAAAGATGAATCATACACCTTCCTCCTTCATCATCGATCACAACGAATCATCTAAGAGTATGtttagaaattttgaattttgaggcAAAAATAGTTTTGCGAAAGGATTAAAATAcgtattaaaatatttagatctttgtttttgtttttatcaattaaatttgtattaaaatacGTATTGTAATAATTTCAACTctaaactaaatatatattaagactATATAGTGTTAAATAACCTAACCCCAAGATAAAATCCGACCAAAATTTGACAAACTAGTACTCCCTTCTCTATATTAATCGCTgtgtatgaagaaaaaaaatttaaaataattattattttaatttttcaatgtaatattatttttttcatttgtatttcatgtaatattaatgatatgagctaaatagaaaataaaaatgaatcaacaatgataagattaattttataaaattattattattttttatttatttattaatttctttgtcaatataaaataaccttagaccattattatatataatgggactgagaaaatattatattatattagtattttttatttgattaatttatagaCAAAAACCATTTTATAAAGACTCTTTCAAGAATACTTcaataaattactttaaatataagatgaatttgattaattagaaaaataatcgTTGAAAATCAATTGGCCAGCATGCAGCAGACACGATGTTGGAACAGGAGGCATTTTCTTTGGGCGCTGCTTTAATAATCACTTCTGTGCATATTATTATCAGATTAATGTCCATTTCTAAATGAGGTGGATTGGTGTATATatagatgaagaagaaaagtagaaaagaaaatgattaatgatgtaattaaaaagtagtactatataatattttattattagtagtaTTAGAGAGGCGCGCAGCTTATTTTAACATGTGAGCGTATCCATGGTACGGTTCTCAGAAATATATACCAGATCCAGATTCAGCTCcattaacttatttatttcgacaacaaaaaaattacaaacactCAATTAAACTTTTAATCAAAAGTTTCAAACACTTCATTAAtaattctcttaatttttttctcttacgttatcaatcaaatcattttctttctctctcaaaatGGATTTTTAAGAAACATCTTTCTAATTTATCACATGCCAGACTTTTCCTCATTCTTATCAACCACTGCATAATGACCATTCTGCAAGCATTATTAGCCCACACAGACTCATAAAGCCAATTCTACcaatttttcttcttgaaatctttttcttttaatttttttaataaaaaataataaaaatgttaatttcttcattatttttagtaaaaaaattataatcacttattaatctaaattaactatcaaattaatttatatattaatccaAATTCactatcaaattaacttatatttCGTTATTATATTGGGATGGGTTCTTTAATGAGAAAGGTCGATTAATTTATTGACAGGCAAGCCTGGAAGAAGGAGATCTTCGTGGAGCTTGAAAAGAGAAAGCAAATGTTATTatactttatataaaaatatatatacgtgCATATAGTAAAGCCAAAAAATTAACATGTATGATAAGCTGGTCAATACATGCTCATGGCGGTGGCAACTGGCCGGGGAGTGGCAACAAGGTCCGTGTAAGCTTCTTGCATACAACTACGGATGACGCGGTTTGACATCTTTGACGAATCATtagtatcaaattaatttagtatgagtaaggttattttattatttttctatgacATTGCACATGATCCCACAATTCTGTCATCGATCTCCTTCTATATCTCATGATGTAAAACGTGTTTGAATGGTTTATTCATTTATCAATATCAGATCTGCAAATCCAATCCAGCAACTATAAGTAGCTGAACTGAACACACTCAAACATACAACAAtattagctagctagctagtatTCACATATACATACAATGGCTACTCCTACTTGTGTCTTGTATTTCTGTGTACTTGTCTTCTTTGTTTCACCATCTTTGTCAGCATCAAATGAATTTCCTAAGACCGGATATATCTCCCTCCCCATTAACATAGATCCAACCACCCATCAGCACTTCACATCAATAGGCATAGGAACTCCACGACACAACATGAATTTAGCCATTGACATTTCAGGGAGCTACCTGTGGTACGACTGTGGTGGTAATTACAATTCCTCCTCTTACAATCCTGTCCTCTGGGACTCCCCACAATGCCCTGGACCCGAACCCTTCCAATCCAATTGCGATGCTGGTTTTCCCTTTAAGCCAGGCTGCACCAACAACACCTGTAATGTTGCCCTTGATAACCCCTTTGCTGACTTTGGTTTCGGCGGTGACTTGGGTCATGATTTCCTCTTCACTCCTCAGATCAAGTTGCCTCAAACCTTTTTTTCTGTTTGCTCAGAATCTTCTAGGTTCCCCCAGTTACCTATTCTTGTTGGCCTTCCCAAAGGCACCAAAGGGAGTCTAGGGCTTGCAAGGCAGTCACCATTCACATTACAATCTCAAATCTCTTCTTCCTTTAACAACGTTCCTCCCAAGTTCACTCTTTGTTTACCTTCTTCTGGTAAAAAGGGACATCTTTTCATTGGTGGGAGACCAACTTTCTCTACCCCTCTTTCCCAAATTGGATTTGATAGCCGTTATTCCAATTACGATTACTTCTTTCATCTCAACTCAATTCATATTAATCACAAACCTGTTCAATTTAACACTTCTGGTCTGTCCGTCGATTTAAACGACAACGTGGGCACTAAAATTAGCACCCTTCATCCTTTCACAGTGTTACACCCTCAAGTCTACCAGCCCTTTGTTAAAGCTTTTGTGAAGGCAGCAAAGACCAAAAACATGAAGAGAGTGAAAAAAGTGCACCCATTTGGGACATGCTACGATGCCACTACCGTTGGGGATCATAGAGAAGCTGTGCCAGCTATCGATCTAGTGTTGGAAGCAGAAGAATTAGGCCGCTTTGGGAAAGTGAGTTATGAGATATATGGCCACGATTCCTTGGTTGAAGTGAAAAAAGGTGTGCTGTGTTTGGCTTTTGTTAATGGAGGTATAAGGGCATTAGATGCTGTTCTTCTTGGTGCGCATCAACTCAAGGATAGGATTTTGGTGTTTGATGAGAGTACCTCAATTATAAGCTTTAGCTCCTCCCTTGTGCATCAAAATAAAACCTGCTTAGATCCAACTTCTCTTTAATCTGCCAATCATGCATCATTAGTGTAATATTATGTTTGCTTAATTTTGTAGTTTCGTGAAAAATAAAAGGCCCACGTGGTGCTGTCTTAATTATGTGTCTTAAATCTCAAGTGTACTTGTTCACCTAGAAAGAGAAATCTCAAGTGTACTTTCCTTAATAGAAAAAAGTTATTCTGTCCTTTTGATCTCCTTATGGATTGTTTGAATAATGAATTAGTTAACTGAAATGTAAACCTCCTATACTTTTTCTTGTGTTTAATGTCAACCTATATTTTATCAACACAAGAAAGTACAAAGTAAGCTTCATGATCGTGATAAAGGTTGAACCTAACGTTATCCAATTAGATCTGAAAAATATAGAACAAAATCAAGTCAAATCGACTTGTTGAGGTACTTGAgattaatgatataaaattgatttaataataaataaaaaatcaaaaataaattgcTAATTCGAATTTTTTATCTACAAaaactaataactaatatttttcgatcaaaagaaagaaaaacttattGATGTACTATAGTAAtcataacattaaaattaaaatttaaatatatttttcatattgtaatatgtatttttcgacttattatctaaaaaatattttttatttaaaatatttgatatttttaaaattttgtttttgatattTATGATTAGTTTTGATTCATGAAATGATGACCTGATAGGTTAAGTAATACATCACCGATTAGGTAATAATGTGACAAacttaatcataaaattaaaattaaattatagaatttGAGGCATGTCGGGATTCAACTACAATTGGCAATTCCGCAACAACTGGACACTAGTTGTGCCAACTATTCAAATAGTGTTGCAAGAAGGGGTGCAGTGCACCAGTCATGGAGTCAATTCCTTGGTTATGGCAAAGGAAAATGTAGCCTGTCTTGCCTCTGTTTATGCATTTATTAATAACAGATCTACAAATCCAGCAAACTATAAGTAGCTGTACTGAACATACAACAGTAGTATTCACAAACATACAATGGCTACTCCTAGTTCTGTCTTCTATTTCTTCCTCAGTGTACTTGTCTTCATTGTTTCATCCTCTTTTTCTGCATCAAATGAATTTCCTAAGACCGGATTCATCACCCTCCCCATTAACATAGAACCAACCACCCACCAAAACTGCACATCAATAGGCATAGGAACTCCACGACACAACATGAAACTAGCCATTGACCTTTCGGAGAGATTGTTGTGGTAGAGTGTGGTAGTCATTACAATTCCTCATCTTACAACCCTGTCCCCTGGGACTCCCCACAATGCCCCCATCCCGAAGCCTACCTATCCAATTGTGATAGTGGTTTACCCTTCACTGCTCATGTGGGCTTGGCCAAATGTATCAAAGGCATTCTTGGCCTTGCTATCTCACCATTCACATTAATTACCATCTCAGATCTCATCTTCCTTTAACGTTCCTCCTAAGTTCACTCTTTGTTTACCTTCTTCTGGTAAAAAGGGACATCATCTTTTCATTGGTGGGGGTCCAACTTTGATCTCTACCTCGCTTTCCCAAACCGGATTTGGTGATGGTAACTTTTCCAATTACGAATACGCTTTTCATCTCAACTCAATCAATATTAATCACAAACCTGTTAAGTTTAATACTTCTGATATCCGGTTCCTCGATGGAAACGGCAACGCGGGCGCTATAATTAGTACCATTCAACCTTACACTGTGTTACACCGTTCAGTCTACCAGCCCTTTGTTAAAGTGTTTGTGAAGGcagaaaaggccaaaaacatgaAGAGAGTGAAAAAAGTGCACCCATTTGGGACATGCTACGATGCCAATACCATTGCGGATGTGCCAGCTATCAATCTGGTGCTTGAAAGCCGCATTGGGAAAGGGAATTATGACATATCTGGCCACGATTCCTTGGTTGAAGTGAGAAAAGGTGTGATGTGTTTGGCATTTGCTGATGGAGCTAAACAGGCATTTTGTGGTGTTCTTCTTGGAGGGCATAACTCAAGGATAGAATCTTGGAGTTTGATTTGAGTTCCTCAATTCTAAGCTTTAGCTCCTCCCTTCTGCTTCAAAATAAAACCCGCTCAGATCTAATTTCTCTTTAATCTACCAATCATGAACCATGCATTAatatgtttaatatatattttgtttgcttttgAACTTTCATGAAAAGTAAATGGTCCATGTGGTGCTGCCAGTTGACCGGGTggattttaagatgaaatccaAGTGTATCTTAATGCGAATGGTGCTGTCCTATATATGTCTTAAATCTCAAGTGTAATTCAGATAAAAAAATCTGTCTacttgttcaaaaaaaaaagaagaaatagaaataggAATTCAGGAAATATTAGACTTTGAATCTGggtctaagaaataaaaataaaataaatttaaatttgtatcaTTAAATGATAAAGGAAGAAGCATTAGGCTTCGAATTTTGATAGTTTCAATTTTGTCTGAACCTAACTTTACCCTATCGAAAgctgaaaaatatgggacaaaatAATGGGAGCAGTTGTTATTGTgtaataaatgagaaaaagtttaattaactatagagaaaaaaaagatatattatgaagttacataatatattttataaaattgaaaatattaattatatttttttaatatctatgtTAAAACCTGAATGTTATATATATGAAGTAGAAccgaatgaattttttttcttttttaactttttataaaattcaccCTTGAAGCTAAcgtgttaaaaaatttaagatttttttttcttttctttaaagtTCTACCTGgaaacccaatttttttttataaaaaagtcatTATTTATCAACAACATATGTAAATATTTAGGCACGATGtctgcatgcatatatatatatatacacacacgttAAGAATTGGCCCTCTACACATCGAATGGATTCTGTAATGACAAAGATCAATTATTTATTGACAGGCATGCATGGAAGAAAGAGATAAGCGTGGATCTTAAGACGAAGAGTATGCAAATTGCAGTATAATTTATGCATACCGAAGCCAAATATGACTGTGTCAAATGGGTTGCCCTGCCTCTATGATGAGAGAAGTTGCACGCGGAAAAGCACCTCATCAACAGAGGAATCGACTCTGTTttcacataaaattatttatttattggaatAAATAATAAGTCTGGTTAACCAATAATCTTAAGAcattattaagaaattaaataaaaatattatttattatataaattataagaggacataaaaaatcataataacataattttttatcttttaataaaaacatttttattttatgtttcttaACTAATATACTTAAAACATTAGTTAgcatttatcataaataatcaaagaattataagaaataattgaTATCAGATCTACGTACAAATCCAGCAACTCTAAGTCGGGACATCTTGCAAGCCAAACTGAACATACTCAAAGTCAActcttatttctttcttctatttcttcatCCTATGTTTACATGTCCTCATTGTTTCACCCTCTTTGTCAGCATCAAATGAATTTCCAAAGACCGGATTCATCACCCTCCCCATTAACATAGATTCAACCACCCCCCAATACTTCACATCAGTATGCATAGGAACTCAACGACACAACATGAACTTAGCCATTGACCTTTCAGGGAACTACCTGTGGTACGAGTGTGATAGCCATTACAACTCCTCCTCTTACAACCCTGTCACGTGTGTCTCCCCACACTGCCCTCAAGGCTCACCATGCCTTGGATGCGATGGCTCCCCTCGTAAGCCAGGTTGCACCAACGACACGTGTGGGTTTGATGTTGTGAACCCTTTTTCTGACTCCACTTTCATCGGTGACATGGGTCATGATTTCCTATTCTTGCCTCAAATAAAGTTGCCTCAAACTTTTGTTTATGGCTGCGCAGAAACTTCTAGGTTCTCCTCCATCCCTATTCTTTCTGGCCTTGCCAAAGGCATCAAAGGGATTCTAGGCCTTGCAAGAACACCACACACATTACCATTTCAGATCTCATCTTCATTTAATGTTCCTCCTAAGTTCACTCTTTGCTTACCTTCTTCTGGTAAGGGCAAACTTTTCATTGGTGGGAGACCAAGCTCCTCTATTATCTCGCTTTCCCAAACTGGATTCGGTGGCTTTTCTAGCACCGAATACTTCATTCATGTCAACTCTATCACTATCAACGACAAACCTGTTAAGTTTGGGGCTTCTTTTTTGTTCCGCGATGAAAATGGAAACGGGGGCAGTGTTATTAGCACCATGAGTCCTTACACTGTGTTGCACCATTCCATCTACAAGCCCTTTGTTAGAGATTTCGTGGAGGCAGCAACGGCCAAAAACATAAAGAGGGTGAAATCCGTGCACCCTTTTGGAGAGTGCTTCGATGCCAATACCATCAAGGATGGAAAGGCTGTGCCAGATATCAAGCTTGCCATGGATGGTCGATTTAGGAAAGTGAGTTATGGCATATGTGCCCACAATTCCTTGGTTGAAGTGAGAAAAGGTGTGCTATGTTTGGCATTTGTTGATGGAGGTGAATTCGCGGTAACTGGTGTTGTTCTTGATGGCCATCAACTGAGGGATAGGGTTTTGGAGTTTGATTTGAGTACCTCAGTTCTAAGCTTTAGCTCATCCCTTCTGCTTCAAAATAAAACCTGCTCAGATCATTCTTCTCTTTGATTAATTAACCTGCTGCCATCATTAATATACTAATGTTTTGTTTGCGTTTGTTTTcgtgaaaaaataaaaggccCACGTGGTGCTGTCAGGTTAACCGTGTggattttaagatgaaatccaAGGATATTTTTCAGATGCACTTTTTTCTTATGTCTTACATGTTGTTGGAATTCGATGTTGTTGGAATAAGTATCAGGTGAAATTTTatattggataaaaataaaaaaagttaaatataataagaaaaaaatctataaatttaaataaaaataaattattatttcgtttcttttaatttccttaTGGATTGTTCGAATAGCTTAGTCAACTAAAATGTCAACCTCTTTTATCCACAAAGTACATAATACTTTATAATAGTATATAaagtttattaatatttaataggcATCAAAATTCCttcatttatttaagaaaaaaaatgcattcttgtgttttcttttctgcacaatccaatatattttaacctttatGTATTTGGAGGAAATTCTAGTTTGATTGATTAAGTATTTTGcaacatttctttttatttgcaaaaaaaatcatttatgtatcaagaaatttataataactcatacACTTCTCAATCAAGCCAATTAGATTTTTTAGTGTGAGAAATAGTTACTTGAAGGATAAGTGAAATAATTGGGTGAgttagattaaattaaataataaatgagcCGGTTAGTATTGAATTAGATTGACTTAGTTCAATGGAGTGATATAGTTTGGAATTAAACTTCCTGCATCtccttatatattttgtttattttacattacaaattacaaattacaaattgaGCT includes these proteins:
- the LOC100787650 gene encoding probable aspartic proteinase GIP2, producing MATPTCVLYFCVLVFFVSPSLSASNEFPKTGYISLPINIDPTTHQHFTSIGIGTPRHNMNLAIDISGSYLWYDCGGNYNSSSYNPVLWDSPQCPGPEPFQSNCDAGFPFKPGCTNNTCNVALDNPFADFGFGGDLGHDFLFTPQIKLPQTFFSVCSESSRFPQLPILVGLPKGTKGSLGLARQSPFTLQSQISSSFNNVPPKFTLCLPSSGKKGHLFIGGRPTFSTPLSQIGFDSRYSNYDYFFHLNSIHINHKPVQFNTSGLSVDLNDNVGTKISTLHPFTVLHPQVYQPFVKAFVKAAKTKNMKRVKKVHPFGTCYDATTVGDHREAVPAIDLVLEAEELGRFGKVSYEIYGHDSLVEVKKGVLCLAFVNGGIRALDAVLLGAHQLKDRILVFDESTSIISFSSSLVHQNKTCLDPTSL
- the LOC102663677 gene encoding probable aspartic proteinase GIP2 encodes the protein MNLAIDLSGNYLWYECDSHYNSSSYNPVTCVSPHCPQGSPCLGCDGSPRKPGCTNDTCGFDVVNPFSDSTFIGDMGHDFLFLPQIKLPQTFVYGCAETSRFSSIPILSGLAKGIKGILGLARTPHTLPFQISSSFNVPPKFTLCLPSSGKGKLFIGGRPSSSIISLSQTGFGGFSSTEYFIHVNSITINDKPVKFGASFLFRDENGNGGSVISTMSPYTVLHHSIYKPFVRDFVEAATAKNIKRVKSVHPFGECFDANTIKDGKAVPDIKLAMDGRFRKVSYGICAHNSLVEVRKGVLCLAFVDGGEFAVTGVVLDGHQLRDRVLEFDLSTSVLSFSSSLLLQNKTCSDHSSL